One Centroberyx gerrardi isolate f3 chromosome 2, fCenGer3.hap1.cur.20231027, whole genome shotgun sequence DNA window includes the following coding sequences:
- the pmchl gene encoding pro-melanin-concentrating hormone, like: MRQSVMSIIFAAALLFECYALSVAIPMIKTEDSSLEQDTFGSLLSEEVAENSLGGTDPAVVSNGPKVIVLADASLWKDLRALYKGQSLHKQRAGENGLILDRRDVGPDQSVAIIRRDTMRCMVGRVYRPCWEV, encoded by the coding sequence ATGAGGCAGTCGGTCATGTCCATCATCTTCGCTGCAGCGCTGTTGTTTGAGTGCTACGCCTTGTCAGTGGCGATACCCATGATCAAGACTGAAGACAGCTCCTTGGAGCAGGATACTTTTGGCTCCCTACTGAGCGAGGAGGTGGCAGAAAACAGCCTTGGCGGCACAGATCCGGCCGTTGTGAGCAACGGGCCCAAGGTGATCGTCCTTGCCGATGCGAGCCTGTGGAAGGACCTGCGGGCGCTGTACAAGGGACAGTCCCTCCACAAGCAGAGAGCTGGTGAGAACGGCCTGATCCTGGACCGCAGAGACGTGGGCCCGGACCAGAGCGTCGCCATCATCAGAAGAGACACCATGAGATGCATGGTGGGACGGGTGTATCGACCATGCTGGGAAGTCTAG
- the ccnb1 gene encoding G2/mitotic-specific cyclin-B1 produces the protein MALRVTRNRLASKTDLAGKTGPANKPTLRPRAALGEIGNNIAVYKQGLKTDAKTEATKETKLTTKVEKAPSIKHPKNVAIKKPEVEVLPVPMSPTPMETSGCAPADLCQAFSDVLLHSAIKDVDADDYDNPMLCSEYVKDIYKYLRQLEVDQGVRSQYLQGREVTGNMRAILIDWLVQVNMKYSLLQETMYMTVAIIDRFLQDQPVPKKQLQLVGVTAMFIASKYEEMYPPEISDFAYVTDRAYTTAQIRDMETKILKVLNFGLGRPLPLQFLRRASKVYEVTAEQHTLAKYFLELTMVDYEMVHIPPSQVASAALALTLKVLNAGEWNATLQHYMDYTAESLVPVMGHIAKNVVKVNEGQTKHMAVKSKYSTSKQMRIATISQLKSSLIKDLAMQLTQ, from the exons ATGGCTCTCCGTGTGACTCGA AACCGCTTGGCTTCTAAAACTGATCTTGCTGGCAAGACAGGCCCGGCCAACAAACCCACACTGAGGCCGCGAGCGGCGCTGGGGGAAATCGGAAACAATATTGCAGTTTACAAACAGGGACTTAAAACG GATGCTAAGACAGAAGCCACTAAGGAGACCAAACTCACCACTAAAGTTGAAAAAGCCCCTTCGATTAAACACCCAAAAAATGTTGCAATTAAAAAGCCAGAAGTGGAG GTTTTGCCTGTGCCTATGTCTCCCACTCCAATGGAGACCTCTGGCTGTGCGCCTGCTGACCTCTGCCAGGCGTTTTCCGAtgtcctgcttcactccgcCATCAAGGATGTGGATGCCGACGACTACGACAACCCCATGCTCTGCAGTGAATATGTGAAAGATATCTACAAGTACCTGCGGCAGCTTGAG GTTGATCAGGGTGTCAGAAGTCAATATCTGCAGGGACGGGAGGTGACTGGTAACATGCGGGCTATTCTCATTGACTGGCTAGTGCAAGTGAACATGAAGTACAGTCTACTTCAAGAAACCATGTACATGACAGTGGCAATCATCGATCGCTTCCTTCAG GACCAACCAGTTCCAAAGAAGCAGCTGCAGCTTGTCGGTGTGACCGCCATGTTCATTGCCTCCAAGTACGAGGAGATGTACCCGCCAGAGATTTCAGACTTTGCCTATGTGACTGACAGGGCTTACACCACTGCCCAAATTAGAGACATGGAGACAAAAATCCTAAAGGTGCTCAACTTCGGCTTGGGCcgccctctccccctccagtTCCTCAGAAGGGCCTCAAAGGTTTATGAG GTAACTGCTGAGCAACACACCCTGGCTAAATACTTTTTGGAGCTCACCATGGTGGATTATGAGATGGTCCACATCCCACCCTCCCAGGTGGCGAGTGCTGCTTTGGCCCTAACACTCAAGGTGTTGAACGCTGGTGAATGG AATGCGACGCTGCAGCACTACATGGACTACACAGCAGAGAGCCTGGTTCCTGTGATGGGACACATCGCCAAGAACGTTGTAAAGGTCAATGAGGGGCAGACCAAGCACATG GCTGTCAAAAGCAAATACTCCACTTCTAAGCAGATGAGGATTGCCACAATTTCACAGCTCAAGTCATCACTGATCAAGGATCTTGCAATGCAACTCACCCAGTGA